The following proteins are encoded in a genomic region of Populus trichocarpa isolate Nisqually-1 chromosome 13, P.trichocarpa_v4.1, whole genome shotgun sequence:
- the LOC18104478 gene encoding GRAS family protein RAM1, protein MEDIEEEELLNLSLATVTDSSGGDMKRKRKRSRADHVFNPLMNSYEGCSEAKIYRLLQMREQMIKLDHKKKAAVEETGKGLHLIHLLLITATAADENNVGSALENLTELYQSVSFTGDSVQRVVAYFADGLAARLLTKKSPFYDMIMKEPTSEEEFLAFTDLYRVSPYYQLAHFTANQAILEAYEKEEDNNNSALHVIDFDVSYGFQWPSLIQSLSEKASSGNRISLRITGFGKSAEELQETESRLVSFAKGFRNLVFEFQGLLRGSKLINLRKKKNETVAVNLVFHLNTLNDSLKISDTLKSIRSLNPSIVVLAEQEGSRSPRSFLSRFMESLHYFAAMFDSLDDFLPLESSERLSIEKNHLGKEIKSMLNYDKDDANCPRYDKMETWKGRMEGHGFAGMKLSSKSLIQAKLLLKIRTHYCPLQFDGESGGGFKVFERDDGKAISLGWQDRCLITASAWHCV, encoded by the coding sequence ATGGAAGACATAGAAGAGGAGGAACTTTTGAATCTTAGCCTGGCAACTGTTACAGACTCAAGTGGTGGTGACatgaaaaggaagagaaagagatcAAGGGCAGATCATGTTTTCAATCCTTTGATGAATAGTTACGAGGGTTGTAGTGAAGCGAAGATATATCGGCTACTCCAAATGAGGGAACAGATGATAAAACTAGACCATAAGAAGAAAGCAGCTGTTGAAGAAACTGGCAAAGGGCTTCATTTGATTCACTTGCTTCTCATAACTGCCACAGCAGCTGATGAGAACAATGTAGGCTCAGCCTTGGAGAATCTGACAGAATTATATCAAAGTGTCTCCTTCACCGGTGACTCGGTGCAAAGGGTTGTTGCTTATTTTGCTGATGGATTGGCTGCAAGGCTCCTCACCAAGAAATCTCCCTTCTACGACATGATCATGAAGGAACCAACAAGTGAAGAAGAGTTCTTGGCATTCACAGATCTCTACAGGGTGTCTCCTTATTACCAGCTCGCTCATTTCACTGCAAACCAGGCTATCCTTGAGGCCTATGAGAAGGAAGAAGATAATAACAACAGTGCACTGCATGTTATTGATTTTGACGTCTCCTATGGCTTTCAATGGCCTTCTCTGATACAATCTCTCTCCGAAAAGGCCAGCAGTGGCAACCGAATTTCACTGCGAATAACTGGATTCGGAAAAAGTGCGGAAGAATTGCAAGAAACTGAGAGTAGATTAGTCAGCTTTGCGAAAGGGTTTCGCAATCTTGTCTTTGAGTTCCAAGGGTTGTTAAGGGGGTCTAAGCTCATCAacctaaggaaaaagaaaaatgaaacagTTGCTGTGAATTTAGTATTTCATTTGAATACTTTGAATGATTCTTTGAAGATATCTGACACATTAAAATCAATACGTTCACTCAACCCCTCCATTGTTGTCTTGGCGGAGCAAGAAGGTAGCAGAAGCCCAAGAAGCTTTCTATCAAGATTCATGGAGTCCTTACACTATTTTGCAGCTATGTTTGATTCTTTAGATGATTTTCTTCCTCTAGAAAGCTCAGAGAGATTAAGCATCGAAAAGAATCATCTTGGTAAAGAGATCAAAAGCATGCTCAACTATGACAAAGATGATGCAAACTGTCCAAGATATGACAAGATGGAAACATGGAAAGGAAGGATGGAGGGTCATGGATTTGCAGGCATGAAACTTAGCTCCAAGTCCTTGATACAAGCCAAGCTTCTTTTGAAAATTAGAACCCATTATTGTCCTCTTCAATTTGATGGAGAGAGTGGTGGAGGGTTCAAGGTTTTTGAAAGAGATGACGGGAAAGCTATTTCTCTAGGATGGCAAGATAGGTGTTTAATCACTGCCTCTGCATGGCATTGTGTATGA